The following proteins are encoded in a genomic region of Pseudoxanthomonas suwonensis 11-1:
- a CDS encoding NUDIX hydrolase: MADWHPHVTVASVVAREGRLLMVEERIRGELVLNQPAGHLEPGETPAEAAVREALEETGWDIRLDAFIGCYQWQAPDGSDYLRFAFAGTALLHHPERALDEGIERAVWLAPDELLAESSRHRSPLVWQVAADWLAGRRHPLDLVRQL, encoded by the coding sequence ATGGCCGACTGGCACCCCCATGTCACCGTCGCCAGCGTGGTCGCCCGCGAGGGCCGGCTGCTGATGGTCGAGGAACGCATCCGGGGCGAGCTGGTGCTGAACCAGCCCGCCGGCCACCTGGAGCCCGGCGAGACCCCGGCCGAGGCGGCGGTGCGCGAGGCCCTCGAGGAAACCGGCTGGGACATCCGCCTGGACGCCTTCATCGGCTGCTACCAGTGGCAGGCCCCGGACGGCAGCGACTACCTGCGCTTCGCCTTCGCCGGCACCGCCCTGCTCCACCACCCGGAGCGGGCGCTGGACGAGGGCATCGAGCGCGCGGTGTGGCTGGCGCCTGACGAGCTGCTGGCCGAGTCCTCCCGCCATCGCAGTCCGCTGGTCTGGCAGGTCGCCGCCGACTGGCTGGCCGGGCGCCGCCACCCGCTGGACCTGGTACGGCAGCTGTGA
- the aat gene encoding leucyl/phenylalanyl-tRNA--protein transferase, whose amino-acid sequence MAAPRFPRLLGPDDPFPPVGQALREPDGLLAVGGDLSPSRLLQAYGQGIFPWYSEGQPILWWSPDPRMVLRTDAVHLSSRFRRELRRSRWEVRADTAFEEVIAACASIPRPGQDGTWILPEMQAAYVGLHRLGHAHSVEVFDGTRLVGGIYGVAMGRMFFGESMFSGESGGSKVAIAALARQLHAWGWPLLDAQVENPHLVSLGAERWPRPAFARAVAELAAGPGLVGPWSGHFGGLPASSLGG is encoded by the coding sequence ATGGCCGCCCCGCGCTTCCCGCGACTGCTGGGTCCCGACGACCCGTTCCCACCGGTCGGGCAGGCCCTGCGCGAACCGGACGGCCTGCTGGCGGTCGGCGGCGACCTGTCGCCGTCACGGCTGCTGCAGGCCTACGGCCAGGGCATTTTTCCCTGGTACTCCGAAGGCCAGCCCATCCTGTGGTGGAGTCCCGACCCGCGCATGGTGCTCCGCACCGACGCTGTGCACCTGTCCAGCCGCTTCCGCCGTGAGCTGCGACGCAGCCGCTGGGAGGTGCGCGCGGACACTGCGTTCGAGGAAGTGATCGCCGCCTGCGCGTCCATCCCGCGCCCCGGCCAGGATGGCACCTGGATCCTGCCGGAGATGCAGGCCGCCTATGTCGGGCTGCACCGCCTGGGCCACGCCCACTCGGTCGAGGTGTTCGACGGCACGCGACTGGTCGGCGGGATCTACGGGGTCGCGATGGGCCGGATGTTCTTCGGCGAAAGCATGTTCAGCGGGGAATCGGGCGGCTCCAAGGTCGCCATCGCCGCCCTCGCCCGGCAGCTGCACGCCTGGGGCTGGCCACTGCTGGACGCCCAGGTGGAGAACCCGCACCTGGTCTCGCTGGGAGCCGAGCGCTGGCCGCGCCCGGCGTTCGCCCGGGCAGTGGCGGAACTGGCTGCCGGGCCCGGGCTGGTGGGTCCATGGAGCGGGCATTTCGGGGGCCTGCCGGCGTCTTCGCTAGGCGGCTGA
- the mnmA gene encoding tRNA 2-thiouridine(34) synthase MnmA — translation MSTAPRTVVGVSGGVDSSVAAWLLAQSGEPLAGLFMQNWDDDGSGECRAEEDRRDAVAVCGRLGIPFHFRDFSKEYWAGVFEHFLAEYAAGRTPNPDVLCNREVKFKHFLDAARELGAERIATGHYAQVLHEGGRWRLLRGADRDKDQTYFLHQLGQAQLAATLFPIGHLPKAEVRRLAREAGLPTHAKKDSTGICFIGERDFREFLGRYLAAQPGEIRDPQGVRIGTHPGVFYFTLGQREGLAIGGVRGRPAAPWYVVGKDVAGNILYVDQDRDSPWLMAGTVETEAMHWVEGAPPATEFDCTAQVRYRQQDEPCRVRVRDDGTLSVRFVRPQRAATPGQSLVLYDGPVCLGGAVIASTDAPVPGQAGGAAG, via the coding sequence GTGAGTACCGCACCGCGTACCGTCGTCGGCGTGTCCGGCGGCGTCGATTCCTCGGTGGCGGCGTGGCTGCTGGCCCAGTCCGGCGAACCGCTGGCCGGGCTGTTCATGCAGAACTGGGACGACGACGGCAGCGGCGAGTGCCGCGCCGAGGAGGACCGCCGCGACGCGGTGGCCGTGTGCGGGCGCCTTGGCATCCCGTTCCATTTCCGCGACTTCTCGAAGGAATACTGGGCCGGGGTGTTCGAGCATTTCCTGGCCGAGTACGCCGCCGGGCGCACGCCCAACCCGGACGTGCTGTGCAACCGCGAGGTCAAGTTCAAGCATTTCCTGGACGCGGCGCGCGAGCTGGGGGCCGAGCGCATCGCCACCGGCCACTACGCCCAGGTCTTGCACGAGGGCGGACGCTGGCGGCTGCTGCGCGGCGCCGACCGCGACAAGGACCAGACCTACTTCCTGCACCAGCTGGGCCAGGCCCAGCTGGCCGCGACCCTGTTCCCGATCGGCCACCTGCCCAAGGCGGAGGTGCGCAGGCTGGCGCGCGAGGCCGGCCTGCCGACCCATGCCAAGAAGGACTCGACCGGCATCTGCTTCATCGGCGAACGCGACTTCCGCGAGTTCCTCGGCCGCTACCTGGCGGCGCAGCCGGGCGAGATCCGCGACCCGCAGGGCGTGCGGATCGGCACCCACCCGGGCGTCTTCTACTTCACCCTCGGCCAGCGCGAAGGCCTGGCCATCGGCGGCGTGCGCGGGCGCCCGGCGGCGCCGTGGTACGTGGTGGGCAAGGACGTGGCCGGCAACATCCTGTACGTGGACCAGGACCGCGACAGTCCCTGGCTGATGGCGGGCACGGTCGAGACCGAGGCCATGCACTGGGTCGAGGGCGCGCCGCCGGCGACGGAGTTCGACTGCACCGCCCAGGTCCGCTACCGCCAGCAGGACGAGCCCTGCCGGGTGCGCGTGCGCGACGATGGCACCCTGTCGGTGCGCTTCGTGCGGCCGCAGCGGGCGGCCACGCCGGGCCAGTCGCTGGTGCTCTACGACGGTCCGGTGTGCCTTGGCGGCGCGGTGATCGCGTCCACCGACGCGCCGGTGCCGGGACAGGCCGGCGGGGCCGCCGGCTAG
- the clpS gene encoding ATP-dependent Clp protease adapter ClpS: MSSTPRHEHDHEHGTLVDPGRPEIAPPPMYQVILLNDDYTPMDFVVAVLQQFFGLDLERATQVMLHVHTRGRGVCGVFTREVAESKVAQVNEFSRMNQHPLLCTMEKA, encoded by the coding sequence ATGTCCAGCACCCCACGCCACGAACACGACCACGAGCACGGCACCCTGGTCGATCCCGGCCGGCCGGAGATCGCACCGCCGCCGATGTACCAGGTGATCCTGCTCAACGACGACTACACCCCGATGGACTTCGTGGTGGCCGTCCTGCAGCAGTTCTTCGGCCTGGACCTGGAACGCGCGACCCAGGTGATGCTCCACGTCCATACCCGCGGGCGCGGCGTCTGCGGTGTCTTCACGCGCGAAGTGGCCGAATCCAAGGTAGCCCAGGTCAACGAGTTCTCGCGCATGAACCAGCATCCGCTGCTCTGCACGATGGAAAAGGCCTGA
- the trxB gene encoding thioredoxin-disulfide reductase, whose protein sequence is MTASKHSRLLILGSGPAGWTAAVYAARANLKPVVITGLQQGGQLMTTTEVDNWPGDAHGLMGPDLMARMQAHAERFDTEVIFDHIHTADLSQRPFRLVGDSAEYTCDALIIATGATAKYLGIESEEKFKGRGVSACATCDGFFYRDQDVVVVGGGNTAVEEALYLSNIARKVYLVHRRDTLRAEKIMQDKLFAKVEAGKIEPVWHHTIDEVLGDDAGVTGVRVRSTLDGSTRDIAAHGFFVAIGHQPNTGLFDGQLAMDNGYITIRSGLGGNATATSVEGVFAAGDVADQHYRQAITSAGFGCMAALDAERYLDKGA, encoded by the coding sequence ATGACCGCCTCCAAGCACTCGCGCCTGCTCATCCTCGGTTCCGGCCCCGCCGGCTGGACCGCCGCCGTCTACGCCGCCCGCGCCAACCTCAAGCCCGTGGTGATCACCGGCCTGCAGCAGGGCGGCCAGCTGATGACGACCACCGAGGTGGACAACTGGCCGGGCGACGCCCACGGCCTGATGGGTCCGGACCTCATGGCGCGCATGCAGGCGCATGCCGAGCGCTTCGACACCGAGGTGATCTTCGACCACATCCACACCGCCGACCTGTCGCAACGCCCCTTCCGGCTGGTCGGCGACAGCGCCGAATACACCTGCGACGCCCTGATCATCGCCACCGGTGCCACCGCCAAGTACCTGGGCATCGAGTCGGAGGAGAAGTTCAAGGGCCGCGGCGTCTCCGCCTGCGCCACCTGCGACGGCTTCTTCTACCGCGACCAGGACGTGGTCGTGGTCGGCGGCGGCAACACCGCGGTCGAGGAAGCGTTGTACCTGTCCAACATCGCCCGCAAGGTCTACCTGGTCCACCGCCGCGACACCCTGCGCGCGGAAAAGATCATGCAGGACAAGCTGTTCGCCAAGGTCGAGGCCGGCAAGATCGAGCCGGTTTGGCACCACACCATCGACGAGGTGTTGGGCGACGACGCCGGCGTGACCGGCGTGCGGGTCAGGTCGACCCTGGACGGCAGCACCCGCGACATCGCCGCCCACGGCTTCTTCGTCGCCATCGGCCACCAGCCCAACACCGGCCTGTTCGATGGCCAGCTGGCGATGGACAACGGCTACATCACCATCCGCTCGGGGCTGGGCGGCAACGCCACCGCCACCTCGGTCGAGGGCGTGTTCGCCGCCGGCGACGTGGCCGACCAGCACTACCGCCAGGCGATCACCTCGGCCGGCTTCGGCTGCATGGCCGCGCTGGACGCCGAGCGCTACCTGGACAAGGGCGCCTGA
- a CDS encoding GNAT family N-acetyltransferase: MSTTLRTRLLDGLDAVAPAQWDALHDGSNPFLQHAFLEGLERHGCLRAEWGWTPRHLTLWDGDNLVAAAPGYLKTNSHGEFVFDHAWARAYDQHGLDYYPKWLFAVPYSPVTGPRLLACDPALRPSLLQAITAAVEDSGLSSAHVNFHLGDESAAFDGDWLERQDIQYHWKNPGHWKTFEDYLADMDHRHRKNIRQERAKVARAGLTFRRLHGDEATPAELDAIHGFYLQTFAEYGNAPALTREFIGHMARAMSRNLLIILGYHDGVPVAGALCLRGGDTLHGRYWGSDVRLPGLHFETCYYQGIEYCLEHGLARFEPGAQGEHKLARGFLPALVHSHHYLAHPGFREALRGWCAEERAAVAGHALTLVRHGPFRAPGEP, from the coding sequence ATGAGCACTACCCTGCGCACCCGGCTGCTGGACGGGCTGGACGCGGTGGCGCCCGCGCAGTGGGATGCCCTGCACGACGGCAGCAACCCGTTCCTCCAGCACGCCTTCCTCGAAGGCCTGGAACGCCACGGCTGCCTGCGGGCCGAATGGGGCTGGACCCCACGCCATCTCACCCTGTGGGACGGCGACAACCTGGTCGCGGCCGCTCCCGGCTACCTGAAGACCAACTCCCACGGCGAGTTCGTGTTCGACCATGCCTGGGCGCGGGCCTACGACCAGCACGGGCTGGACTACTACCCGAAGTGGCTGTTCGCCGTGCCCTACTCTCCCGTCACCGGGCCACGCCTGCTCGCGTGCGACCCCGCCCTCCGCCCCTCCCTGCTCCAGGCCATCACCGCGGCCGTCGAGGATTCGGGGTTGTCCTCGGCCCACGTCAACTTCCACCTCGGCGACGAATCGGCCGCCTTCGACGGGGACTGGCTGGAGCGCCAGGACATCCAGTACCACTGGAAGAACCCGGGCCACTGGAAGACCTTCGAGGATTACCTGGCGGACATGGACCACCGCCACCGCAAGAACATCCGCCAGGAGCGGGCCAAGGTCGCCCGCGCCGGCCTTACCTTCCGCCGCCTGCATGGCGACGAGGCGACGCCGGCGGAGCTGGATGCCATCCACGGGTTCTACCTGCAGACCTTCGCCGAGTACGGCAACGCACCGGCGCTCACCCGGGAATTCATCGGGCATATGGCGCGAGCAATGTCGCGCAACCTTTTGATTATCCTTGGATACCACGATGGCGTTCCGGTTGCCGGAGCGCTCTGCCTGCGTGGCGGTGACACCCTCCACGGGCGCTACTGGGGCAGCGATGTGCGCCTGCCCGGCCTGCACTTCGAGACCTGCTACTACCAGGGCATCGAGTACTGCCTCGAGCATGGCCTGGCCCGGTTCGAGCCCGGGGCCCAGGGCGAGCACAAGCTGGCGCGCGGCTTCCTGCCGGCGCTGGTGCACAGCCACCACTACCTGGCCCATCCTGGATTCCGGGAGGCCCTGCGCGGCTGGTGCGCCGAGGAGCGCGCCGCGGTCGCGGGGCATGCCCTGACCCTGGTCCGGCATGGTCCGTTCCGCGCCCCGGGGGAGCCCTGA
- the clpA gene encoding ATP-dependent Clp protease ATP-binding subunit ClpA → MFSKDLEQTIGQCYKRAREARHEFMTVEHLLLALLDNPSAQAVLRACGADAERLRTDLEQAIEASVSRLADDDGRDTQPTLGFQRVLQRAVYHVQSSGKKEVTGANVLVAIFGEKDSHAVYFLTQQDVTRLDVVNYLSHGIAKLGDESEPGAASPDGEGRAEGGEGEGKADALTEYATNLNDHARAGKIDPLVGRADEIERTIQVLCRRRKNNPLYVGEAGVGKTAIAEGLAKRIVDGEVPEVLSDAVIYSLDLGALVAGTKYRGDFEKRLKGVLAAVRKIPGAILFIDEIHTIIGAGSASGGTMDASNLIKPALASGELRCIGSTTFQEYRGIFEKDRALARRFQKIDIVEPTVGEAYEILQGLKPRYEAHHGVTYADEAIQAAVDLSVKHIADRLLPDKAIDVIDEAGARQRLLPEGSRKELIDVEEIETIVAKMARIPAKQVTATDKDVLQHLERNLKMVIFGQDPAIETLASAIKLARSGLGNPDKPIGNFLFAGPTGVGKTEVTRQLALQLGIELVRFDMSEYMEPHSVSRLIGAPPGYVGFDQGGLLTEKIVKTPHCVLLLDEVEKAHPDIFNILLQVMDRGVLTDTNGREANFKNVVIVMTTNAGAAQASRRSIGFTRQDHSTDAMEVIRRSFSPEFRNRLDAVVQFQALGFDHILRVVDKFLIELEMQLNEKHVAMTASPNAREWLAQHGFDPLMGARPMARVIQDRIKRPLADELLFGKLVNGGRVNIDVVDGELVVESQSEPEKLLPATV, encoded by the coding sequence ATGTTCAGCAAAGACCTCGAACAGACCATCGGCCAGTGCTACAAGCGGGCGCGCGAAGCCCGTCATGAGTTCATGACGGTCGAGCACCTGCTGCTGGCCCTGCTCGACAACCCATCCGCCCAGGCCGTGCTGCGGGCATGCGGTGCGGACGCCGAGCGCCTGCGCACCGACCTCGAGCAGGCGATCGAAGCCTCCGTGTCCCGCCTGGCCGACGACGACGGCCGCGACACCCAGCCCACCCTGGGCTTCCAGCGGGTGCTGCAGCGGGCCGTCTACCACGTGCAGTCCTCGGGCAAGAAGGAGGTCACCGGCGCCAACGTGCTGGTGGCGATCTTCGGCGAGAAGGACTCGCACGCGGTGTACTTCCTCACCCAGCAGGACGTGACCCGCCTGGACGTGGTCAACTACCTGTCGCATGGCATCGCCAAGCTCGGCGACGAGTCCGAGCCGGGCGCCGCCTCGCCGGACGGTGAGGGCCGGGCCGAAGGCGGGGAGGGCGAAGGCAAGGCCGATGCCCTGACCGAGTACGCCACCAACCTCAACGACCATGCCCGGGCCGGCAAGATCGACCCGCTGGTCGGCCGCGCCGACGAGATCGAGCGCACCATCCAGGTCCTGTGCCGCCGCCGCAAGAACAACCCGCTGTACGTGGGCGAGGCTGGCGTGGGCAAGACCGCCATCGCCGAAGGCCTGGCCAAGCGCATCGTCGACGGCGAGGTGCCCGAGGTCCTGTCCGACGCGGTGATCTACTCGCTGGACCTCGGCGCCCTGGTGGCCGGGACCAAGTATCGCGGCGACTTCGAGAAGCGCCTCAAGGGCGTGCTGGCCGCGGTCAGGAAGATCCCTGGCGCGATCCTGTTCATCGACGAGATCCACACCATCATCGGTGCCGGCTCGGCCTCGGGCGGCACCATGGATGCATCGAACCTGATCAAGCCCGCCCTGGCCTCGGGCGAGCTGCGCTGCATCGGCTCGACCACCTTCCAGGAATACCGCGGCATCTTCGAGAAGGACCGGGCGCTGGCCCGCCGCTTCCAGAAGATCGATATCGTCGAGCCGACCGTGGGCGAGGCCTACGAGATCCTGCAGGGCCTCAAGCCCAGGTACGAGGCCCACCATGGCGTGACTTACGCCGACGAGGCTATCCAGGCCGCGGTGGACCTGTCGGTCAAGCACATCGCCGACCGCCTGCTGCCGGACAAGGCCATCGACGTGATCGACGAGGCCGGCGCCCGCCAGCGCCTGCTGCCGGAAGGCTCACGCAAGGAGCTGATCGACGTCGAGGAGATCGAGACCATCGTCGCCAAGATGGCGCGGATCCCGGCCAAGCAGGTCACGGCCACCGACAAGGACGTGCTCCAGCACCTGGAGCGCAACCTGAAGATGGTGATCTTCGGCCAGGATCCGGCGATCGAGACCCTGGCCTCGGCGATCAAGCTGGCGCGCAGTGGCCTGGGCAACCCGGACAAGCCGATCGGCAACTTCCTGTTCGCCGGCCCCACCGGCGTGGGCAAGACCGAGGTCACCCGCCAGCTGGCCCTGCAGCTGGGCATCGAACTGGTGCGCTTCGACATGTCCGAGTACATGGAGCCGCATTCGGTGTCGCGCCTGATCGGCGCGCCCCCGGGCTACGTCGGCTTCGACCAGGGCGGCCTGCTGACCGAGAAGATCGTCAAGACCCCGCACTGCGTGCTGCTGCTGGACGAGGTGGAGAAGGCCCACCCGGACATCTTCAACATCCTGCTGCAGGTCATGGACCGCGGCGTGCTGACCGACACCAACGGCCGCGAAGCCAACTTCAAGAACGTGGTGATCGTGATGACCACCAATGCCGGCGCGGCGCAGGCCTCGCGGCGCTCGATCGGCTTCACCCGCCAGGACCATTCCACCGACGCGATGGAAGTCATCCGCCGCAGCTTCAGCCCGGAGTTCCGCAACCGCCTCGACGCGGTGGTGCAGTTCCAGGCGCTGGGCTTCGACCACATCCTGCGGGTGGTGGACAAGTTCCTGATCGAGCTGGAGATGCAGCTCAACGAGAAGCACGTGGCCATGACTGCCTCGCCGAACGCGCGCGAGTGGCTGGCCCAGCACGGCTTCGACCCGCTGATGGGCGCACGTCCGATGGCGCGCGTGATCCAGGACCGGATCAAGCGTCCGCTGGCCGACGAGCTGCTGTTCGGCAAGCTGGTCAACGGCGGTCGGGTCAACATCGACGTGGTCGATGGCGAACTGGTCGTGGAAAGCCAGTCCGAGCCGGAGAAGCTGCTCCCGGCCACGGTCTGA
- the lolA gene encoding outer membrane lipoprotein chaperone LolA, with product MQNRFRHARLGLLALALVSSTAFAGARDELVRFTSGLKGLEGRFEQQVFDANGRSKERSSGSVAVSAPRLFRWEYQKPFAQLIVADGQKVWVYEPDLKQATVKSQGEEERNSPLVALFEPARLDRQFDVSEEATASEGLQWLTLTPKIDTEASFQVARLGFGPQGLARMQVTDLVGQKTEIRFDAWKRNPSFGAGTFVFKPGKDVDVVGH from the coding sequence ATGCAGAACCGCTTCCGCCACGCCCGCCTCGGACTGCTTGCCCTGGCCCTCGTTTCCAGCACCGCCTTTGCTGGTGCGCGCGATGAACTGGTGCGCTTCACCAGCGGCCTGAAGGGGCTGGAAGGGCGTTTCGAGCAGCAGGTGTTCGACGCCAACGGCCGCAGCAAGGAGCGCAGCAGCGGCAGTGTCGCCGTATCCGCGCCGCGCCTGTTCCGCTGGGAGTACCAGAAGCCGTTCGCCCAGCTGATCGTCGCCGACGGCCAGAAGGTCTGGGTCTACGAACCGGACCTCAAGCAGGCCACGGTCAAGTCGCAGGGCGAGGAAGAGCGCAACAGCCCGCTGGTGGCGCTGTTCGAGCCGGCCCGGCTGGACCGGCAGTTCGACGTCAGCGAGGAGGCCACCGCCAGCGAAGGCCTGCAATGGCTGACCCTGACCCCGAAGATCGACACCGAGGCCAGCTTCCAGGTCGCGCGGCTGGGCTTCGGCCCGCAGGGCCTGGCCCGGATGCAGGTCACCGACCTGGTCGGGCAGAAGACCGAGATCCGGTTCGATGCCTGGAAGCGCAACCCGTCCTTCGGCGCCGGAACCTTCGTGTTCAAGCCGGGCAAGGACGTGGACGTGGTCGGTCACTGA
- the infA gene encoding translation initiation factor IF-1 — protein MSKDDSIEFEGTVIETLPNTTFRVRLENGHEIIAHISGRMRKNYIRILTGDRVKVEMTPYDLTKGRITYRMK, from the coding sequence ATGTCGAAAGACGATTCCATCGAGTTTGAAGGCACCGTCATCGAGACGCTGCCGAACACCACCTTCCGGGTCCGCCTGGAGAATGGGCACGAGATCATCGCCCACATCTCCGGTCGCATGCGCAAGAACTACATCCGCATCCTGACCGGCGATCGCGTCAAGGTCGAGATGACTCCATACGACCTGACCAAGGGTCGCATCACCTACCGCATGAAGTAA
- a CDS encoding DNA translocase FtsK, which yields MAKALTERSKSTRGKAREAGAASPGRQRLWRDLALIVIAPLLLYLLACLFTYSPADPGWSHSGSVVAPIHNLGGKAGAWIADVLLTLFGHAAFLLPVVLGAVAWIALFGLGEEDELGPALRLVGTFGFLFGATGLLHLRIFGVHVQDVARAGGVIGQLLGKSLEAGFGPLGANLFLVVLLLVSVTLATGLSWFWVMEKIGAGVLALPGLLRRKTQQAEEWKRTRDMREERQEVRKTEAVRQARREPVRIEPPAPPVVEKSERAKRETQIPLFQGTGGTPDGLPPLALLDDPKPQAKGYSEETLETLSRQIEFKLKDFRIDVQVVGAYPGPVITRFELEPAPGVKVSQISSLDKDIARGLSVKSVRVVDVIPGKSVIGLEIPNTSREMIFLSELLRSKEYDKSASPLTLALGKDIAGRPTVADLARMPHLLVAGTTGSGKSVAVNAMVLSLLYKATPKDLRVLMIDPKMLELSVYQDIPHLLAPVVTDMKEAANGLRWCVAEMERRYKLMSAVGVRNLAGFNKKVRDAIDAGQPLMDPLFKPNPELGEAPRPLEPLPFIVIFIDEFADMMMIVGKKVEELIARLAQKARAAGIHLILATQRPSVDVITGLIKANIPTRIAFQVSSKIDSRTILDQSGAETLLGHGDMLYLPPGSGMPERVHGAFVSDEEVHRVVEHLKASGKAEYVDGVLDEVQTLGDGVVIGATGLPETSSGGGDESDPLYDEAVRIVTETRRASISGVQRRLKIGYNRAARLIEAMEAAGVVSGPEHNGDRSVLAPPPPRD from the coding sequence GTGGCCAAGGCATTGACGGAACGCAGCAAGTCCACCCGCGGCAAGGCGCGCGAAGCAGGCGCGGCCAGCCCCGGGCGGCAACGCCTTTGGCGCGACCTCGCGCTGATCGTGATCGCGCCGCTGCTGTTGTACCTCCTGGCCTGCCTGTTCACCTATTCGCCGGCCGACCCGGGCTGGTCGCACAGCGGCAGCGTGGTCGCGCCGATCCACAACCTCGGTGGCAAGGCCGGTGCCTGGATCGCCGACGTGCTGCTGACCCTGTTCGGCCATGCCGCCTTCCTGCTGCCGGTGGTGCTGGGCGCGGTGGCGTGGATCGCGCTGTTCGGCCTGGGCGAGGAGGACGAACTGGGCCCGGCACTGCGCCTGGTCGGCACCTTCGGCTTCCTGTTCGGCGCCACCGGACTGCTGCACCTGCGCATCTTCGGCGTGCACGTGCAGGACGTGGCCCGCGCCGGCGGCGTGATCGGCCAGCTGCTGGGCAAGTCGCTGGAGGCCGGCTTCGGGCCGCTGGGCGCCAACCTGTTCCTGGTCGTGCTGCTGCTGGTTTCGGTCACCCTGGCCACCGGACTGTCCTGGTTCTGGGTGATGGAGAAGATCGGCGCCGGGGTGCTGGCGCTGCCGGGGCTGCTGCGGCGCAAGACCCAGCAGGCGGAGGAGTGGAAGCGCACCCGCGACATGCGCGAGGAACGCCAGGAAGTCCGCAAGACCGAGGCCGTGCGCCAGGCGCGGCGCGAGCCGGTGCGGATCGAGCCGCCGGCGCCGCCGGTAGTGGAAAAGAGCGAACGCGCCAAGCGCGAAACCCAGATCCCGCTGTTCCAGGGCACCGGCGGCACCCCCGACGGCCTGCCGCCGCTGGCCCTGCTGGACGATCCCAAGCCGCAGGCCAAGGGCTACTCCGAGGAGACCCTGGAGACGCTCTCGCGGCAGATCGAGTTCAAGCTCAAGGACTTCCGCATCGACGTGCAGGTGGTCGGCGCCTATCCGGGCCCGGTGATCACCCGCTTCGAGCTGGAGCCGGCGCCTGGCGTCAAGGTCAGCCAGATCAGCTCGCTGGACAAGGACATCGCCCGCGGCCTGTCGGTCAAGTCGGTGCGCGTGGTCGACGTGATCCCGGGCAAGTCGGTGATCGGCCTGGAGATCCCCAACACCAGCCGGGAAATGATCTTCCTGTCCGAGCTGCTGCGCTCCAAGGAATACGACAAGTCCGCCAGCCCGCTGACCCTTGCGCTGGGCAAGGACATCGCCGGCCGGCCGACGGTGGCCGACCTGGCGCGCATGCCGCACCTGCTGGTGGCCGGTACCACCGGCTCGGGCAAGTCGGTGGCGGTCAACGCGATGGTGCTGAGCCTGCTGTACAAGGCCACGCCGAAGGACCTGCGGGTCCTGATGATCGACCCGAAGATGCTCGAGCTGAGCGTCTACCAGGACATCCCGCACCTGCTGGCGCCGGTGGTCACCGACATGAAGGAGGCCGCCAACGGCCTTCGCTGGTGCGTGGCGGAGATGGAGCGCCGCTACAAGCTGATGAGCGCGGTCGGCGTGCGCAACCTGGCCGGCTTCAACAAGAAGGTCAGGGACGCGATCGACGCCGGCCAGCCGCTGATGGACCCGCTGTTCAAGCCCAACCCGGAGCTGGGCGAGGCGCCGCGTCCGCTGGAGCCGCTGCCGTTCATCGTCATCTTCATCGACGAATTCGCCGACATGATGATGATCGTCGGCAAGAAGGTGGAGGAGCTGATCGCCCGCCTGGCGCAGAAGGCACGCGCCGCCGGCATCCACCTGATCCTGGCCACCCAGCGCCCGTCGGTGGACGTGATCACCGGCCTGATCAAGGCCAACATCCCGACCCGCATCGCCTTCCAGGTCTCGAGCAAGATCGACTCGCGCACGATCCTGGACCAGTCCGGCGCCGAGACCCTGCTGGGGCACGGCGACATGCTCTACCTGCCGCCGGGCAGCGGCATGCCCGAGCGCGTGCACGGCGCCTTCGTCAGCGACGAGGAGGTACACCGCGTGGTCGAGCACCTCAAGGCCAGCGGCAAGGCCGAGTACGTCGACGGCGTGCTGGACGAGGTCCAGACCCTGGGAGACGGCGTGGTGATCGGCGCCACCGGCCTGCCGGAGACCAGCAGCGGCGGCGGCGACGAGTCCGACCCGCTGTACGACGAGGCCGTGCGCATCGTCACCGAGACCCGCCGTGCCTCGATCTCCGGCGTCCAGCGCCGCCTGAAGATCGGCTACAACCGCGCCGCGCGCCTGATCGAGGCGATGGAAGCGGCCGGCGTGGTCAGCGGCCCGGAGCACAACGGCGACCGCAGCGTGCTGGCGCCGCCGCCGCCGAGGGATTGA